A genomic region of Methanothermobacter thermautotrophicus str. Delta H contains the following coding sequences:
- a CDS encoding prenyltransferase/squalene oxidase repeat-containing protein: MFDPPALKNSVISFLNKRRHSSGGYTLYEGLPDSKNTYYAIRSFEVLDHEPPRLEETLDWLEDVHRGGTFAAQGLFYRCSILRDYGRNFEIPEKFTEMLRTSYRKSSLEITFYMDSVLRMHGEYLDEIPEWVLSIQNEDGGFGAYGSDIINTRFALEILNGHGMKIPGDEVLQFTDSCFSDGAWNFTPISYPPYIETVHSGFRINEILRGKVSDVTRFIMKIRNPDGGFRRSVYMGISEPEYTYRAIYMLASIHGW, from the coding sequence ATGTTTGATCCCCCAGCACTGAAAAATTCGGTCATAAGTTTTCTCAATAAAAGGAGACATTCCAGCGGCGGTTACACACTCTATGAGGGACTGCCAGATTCAAAGAACACCTACTATGCCATCAGGTCCTTCGAGGTCCTTGACCATGAGCCGCCCCGGCTTGAGGAGACCCTGGACTGGCTCGAGGATGTCCACAGGGGAGGGACCTTCGCTGCCCAGGGACTCTTCTACAGGTGCAGTATCCTCAGGGATTATGGCAGGAACTTTGAAATACCTGAGAAATTCACTGAGATGCTGAGGACATCATACAGGAAATCAAGCCTTGAGATAACCTTCTACATGGACTCCGTCCTCAGGATGCATGGGGAATACCTTGATGAAATACCGGAATGGGTCCTCTCAATTCAGAATGAGGATGGGGGATTCGGTGCCTATGGTTCAGATATAATCAACACCCGCTTTGCCCTTGAGATACTCAACGGCCATGGCATGAAGATTCCGGGCGATGAGGTCCTTCAGTTCACAGACTCCTGCTTCTCGGATGGTGCCTGGAACTTCACACCCATATCATATCCACCATACATTGAAACCGTCCATTCGGGGTTCCGCATCAATGAGATCCTGAGGGGTAAGGTGAGTGATGTCACACGGTTTATAATGAAAATAAGGAATCCCGATGGTGGTTTCAGGAGGTCCGTCTATATGGGGATATCTGAACCGGAGTACACCTACAGGGCAATTTACATGCTGGCCAGTATTCATGGATGGTGA
- a CDS encoding DHH family phosphoesterase, producing the protein MIQSCNECKGKGYRVKSYKICSACHGTGFRSTEDIKDHFKGVSNSARQRFDLEDSHEVPCEVCRGKGEVEVRETCPTCGGKGEVNICPSCGRMMKGRDEYCPECQKKEKVYILHPACTMDDLEVGSIYRGKITRVEKYGVFVSLNSHVWGLMRGLFPDYKVGDELFVRVSQVKPYKGEVDMIPASIKGPYEVIKLKKDLPRTRIADIDTKSLGKTVRIVGEVIQIQQTSGPTIFTVSDETGTTWAAAFDEPGIRVYPHIQIGHIVEVIGEVNQHTGKIQIESESIERLIGNEAAEARRLIDEAIDRRAEPERKDLLIESETLEKLRPKLVEAAKAIRRAVYDGRSILVRHHADADGICAGVAIEKAVLPLLRDLNPSTDAEWHYFKRAPSKAPFYELEDVVKDLSYALEDLERHGQKLPLLVLLDNGSTEEDILALMKAKIYDIEIVVVDHHYPGEVQDGRVEVDEYVDTHVNPYLVGGDSQITAGSLSVEIAKMINPEIAERILHLPGIAAVGDHANSPEAEAYIELAAERGYEREDLERIAACIDFEAFYLRFMNGRGIIDTILGLGSLDKHKKLVDALYREYERKVDTQLRAAIPNLKSTRLPNGILFNVLDVEKYSHRFTFPAPGKTCGFVHDYMVQKHGEDTPIITLAYGPDFGVIRATDAVNEKFGFNLNEIVWELAEEIPEAVIDGGGHECAGSLKYIEGLSKKVLSAFAEKVAALKG; encoded by the coding sequence ATGATTCAGTCATGTAATGAATGTAAGGGTAAAGGTTACCGTGTTAAGAGTTACAAGATATGCAGCGCATGCCATGGAACAGGTTTCAGATCAACAGAGGATATAAAGGATCATTTCAAGGGTGTTTCAAACAGTGCAAGGCAGAGGTTCGACCTCGAGGACTCCCATGAGGTCCCCTGTGAGGTATGCAGGGGTAAGGGTGAGGTGGAGGTGAGGGAAACCTGCCCCACCTGTGGCGGTAAGGGTGAGGTTAACATCTGCCCATCATGTGGAAGGATGATGAAGGGTAGGGATGAGTACTGCCCGGAATGTCAGAAGAAGGAGAAGGTCTACATCCTCCACCCTGCATGCACAATGGACGACCTCGAGGTTGGAAGCATATACCGTGGGAAGATAACCAGGGTTGAAAAATATGGGGTCTTTGTGAGCCTCAACAGCCACGTCTGGGGACTCATGAGGGGATTGTTCCCAGACTACAAGGTGGGGGATGAACTATTCGTCAGGGTATCCCAGGTGAAACCCTACAAGGGCGAGGTGGACATGATCCCGGCCAGTATAAAGGGGCCCTACGAGGTTATCAAGTTAAAGAAGGACCTGCCAAGGACGAGGATAGCAGACATAGATACAAAGAGCCTTGGTAAAACCGTGCGGATAGTGGGGGAGGTCATTCAGATCCAGCAGACATCCGGTCCAACCATATTCACGGTATCCGATGAAACCGGGACCACATGGGCTGCGGCCTTCGATGAGCCAGGTATAAGGGTCTACCCCCACATACAGATCGGCCACATAGTTGAGGTTATAGGAGAGGTTAACCAGCACACAGGAAAGATTCAGATCGAATCCGAGTCAATTGAACGCCTCATAGGTAATGAAGCTGCGGAAGCCAGGCGGCTCATCGATGAGGCCATAGACAGGAGGGCTGAACCAGAAAGAAAGGACCTCTTAATTGAAAGCGAAACCCTGGAAAAATTAAGACCAAAACTTGTGGAGGCGGCCAAGGCAATAAGGAGGGCCGTCTATGATGGAAGATCCATCCTTGTGAGGCACCATGCAGACGCTGATGGTATCTGTGCCGGTGTTGCCATTGAAAAGGCTGTTTTACCCCTCCTCCGTGACCTCAACCCCAGCACAGATGCTGAGTGGCACTACTTCAAGAGGGCCCCCAGCAAGGCACCCTTCTATGAACTCGAGGACGTTGTGAAGGACCTCTCATATGCCCTGGAGGACCTCGAGAGGCACGGGCAGAAACTGCCGCTCCTTGTACTGCTTGATAACGGGTCGACAGAGGAGGATATACTTGCCCTCATGAAGGCCAAGATATATGACATTGAAATCGTGGTTGTGGACCACCACTACCCTGGCGAGGTCCAGGATGGACGTGTTGAGGTTGATGAATATGTTGACACCCACGTGAATCCATACCTGGTCGGTGGCGACTCCCAGATAACTGCGGGGTCGCTGTCAGTGGAGATAGCCAAGATGATAAACCCTGAAATTGCAGAGAGGATTCTCCATCTCCCTGGTATCGCTGCGGTTGGTGACCATGCGAACTCCCCTGAGGCCGAGGCCTACATTGAACTTGCAGCAGAGCGCGGCTATGAAAGGGAGGACCTTGAAAGGATCGCCGCATGTATAGACTTCGAGGCCTTCTACCTCAGGTTCATGAACGGGAGGGGCATCATCGACACCATACTTGGGCTTGGAAGTCTTGATAAACACAAGAAACTGGTTGATGCGCTCTACAGGGAATACGAGAGGAAGGTTGACACCCAGCTCAGGGCAGCCATACCCAACCTCAAATCCACAAGGCTGCCCAACGGGATACTCTTCAATGTCCTGGATGTTGAGAAGTACTCACACCGCTTCACATTCCCTGCCCCGGGGAAGACCTGTGGATTCGTCCATGATTACATGGTCCAGAAGCATGGTGAGGACACACCCATAATCACCCTGGCCTACGGACCTGACTTCGGTGTTATAAGGG